The Labrus mixtus chromosome 16, fLabMix1.1, whole genome shotgun sequence genome window below encodes:
- the ndufs5 gene encoding NADH dehydrogenase [ubiquinone] iron-sulfur protein 5, which yields MPFVDIQSRLGINLDRWMLVQSGPQPNNRPARCHAFEKEWIECAHGIGQTRAKQECKLEFEDFYECMHRQKTHQRLHAIRQQRAKMIKEGTYTPPPHHTGEKEDQAP from the exons ATGCCGTTTGTGGACATCCAGTCGCGGCTCGGCATCAACTTGGACCGCTGGATGCTGGTGCAGAGCGGACCGCAGCCAAACAATAGACCGGCACGCTGCCACGCCTTCGAGAAGGAGTGGATTGAATGCGCTCACGGCATCGGGCAGACCCGCGCCAAGCAGGAGTGCAAGCTGGAGTTTGAGGACTTCTACGAGTGCATGCACAGGCAGAAGACG CACCAGCGGCTGCATGCCATCCGTCAGCAGCGAGCAAAGATGATCAAGGAGGGGACGTACACGCCTCCACCGCATCACACCGGAGAAAAAGAGGACCAGGCACCCTGA